In Malus sylvestris chromosome 16, drMalSylv7.2, whole genome shotgun sequence, the following are encoded in one genomic region:
- the LOC126606987 gene encoding protein transport protein Sec24-like At4g32640, whose protein sequence is MQPRPDSLADNMQNMNLNRPPSMPNSAPPRPSPFGQQPPFTSTAPPAGAGAPSAPPPFSRPGPPPAAFARPAAPAPRSGPPQPTLSPVTTPVRPAGPPVGQPSSFPSRPPPGSFPPVGGVAPASGPPPIGPIGPASGPPPGLQSMPPTTAPGRMLSNGPPMFGYGAMPGGPRFPPSGNAPQPPVGHPPAMAPAPSAGPPRTPSMHSVLGGSAVSSPPGPTVQQPPPLSAAPPFSAPPQSMRPPASGSPYGSQTWPVQQGQVAPPLQFPGSAQPPRMFGMPPPPLPNQSMTTISPAGQTGTPLAGSSKIDPTQIPRPIPSSSMLIHETRQGNQANPPPPATTDYIVRDTGNCSPRYMRCTINQIPCTADLLTTSGMPLALLVEPFALPHPNEEPIQVVDFGESGPVRCSRCKGYINPFMKFIDQGRKFICNLCGFTDETPRDYHCNLGPDGRRRDADERPELCRGTVEFVASKEYMVRDPMPAVYFFLIDVSMNAIQTGATAAACSALSQVIADLPEGPRTMVGIATFDSTIHFYNLKRALQQPLMLIVPDVQDVYTPLETDVVVQLSECRQHLEQLLESIPTMFQNSKTAESAFGAAIKAAFLAIKSTGGKLLVFQSVLASTGIGALSAREAEGRANISSAEKEAHKLLQPADKTLKTMAIEFAEYQVCVDLFITTQSYIDIASISVIPRTTGGQLYYYYPFSAVSDPAKLYNDLRWNVTRPQGFEAVMRVRCSQGIQVQEYHGSFCKRIPTDVDLPGIDCDKTIMVTLKHDDKLQDGSECGFQCAVLYTTVYGQRRIRVATLSLPCTSMLSNLFRAADLDTQFACFMKQAANEIPSSHLLHVREQVTNLCISSLLSYRKFCATVSSSGQLILPEALKLLPLYTLALIKSVGLRTDGKIDERSFWINYVSSLSVPLAVPLVYPRMMAIHDLESKREGDDSLIPPVIPLSSEHVRNEGIYLLENGDDCLIYIGNLVDSGILQQLFGITSADELPTQFVLQQYDNPLSKKLNDAVNEIRRQRCSYLRLKLCKKGDPSGTLFFSYMVEDQSPNGPSYVEFLVHVHRQIQIKMAS, encoded by the exons GCCAACAGCCCCCTTTTACTTCAACAGCCCCTCCTGCCGGTGCCGGGGCTCCTTCGGCACCACCTCCTTTTTCTCGGCCCGGCCCTCCCCCGGCTGCCTTTGCAAGACCCGCAGCACCAGCACCGCGATCGGGACCCCCGCAACCAACACTATCCCCAGTCACCACCCCAGTAAGACCCGCCGGGCCGCCGGTTGGCCAGCCTTCATCTTTCCCGTCTCGACCGCCTCCTGGGTCGTTTCCCCCTGTGGGCGGGGTAGCTCCTGCTTCTGGGCCACCACCAATTGGTCCAATTGGTCCGGCATCAGGTCCTCCCCCAGGTCTTCAGAGCATGCCGCCTACGACTGCACCGGGTAGAATGTTGAGTAATGGGCCACCAATGTTTGGTTACGGTGCTATGCCGGGTGGACCTCGTTTCCCTCCCAGTGGAAATGCACCTCAACCACCTGTTGGACATCCACCAGCAATGGCACCAGCACCATCCGCGGGTCCACCACGAACCCCATCCATGCACTCCGTGCTGGGTGGTTCGGCAGTTAGTTCTCCACCAGGTCCTACTGTTCAGCAGCCACCACCATTGTCGGCAGCCCCGCCATTTTCAGCTCCACCTCAAAGCATGCGGCCACCAGCTTCAGGCTCTCCATATGGCTCACAGACATGGCCAGTGCAACAAGGGCAG GTGGCTCCACCTTTGCAATTTCCTGGTTCTGCTCAACCACCTAGAATGTTTGGAATGCCACCCCCACCACTACCAAATCAGTCCATGACTACCATCTCACCTGCTGGTCAAACTGGTACTCCTTTGGCTGGGTCATCCAAGATTGATCCCACTCAAATTCCTCGGCCTATACCAAGTTCATCGATGCTCATTCATGAAACTCGTCAGGGCAATCAGGCAAATCCACCTCCG CCTGCTACAACTGATTATATTGTCAGAGACACTGGGAATTGCAGTCCACGTTACATGAGGTGCACCATCAATCAG ATACCATGCACTGCAGATCTTTTAACGACGTCAGGAATGCCATTAGCTTTGTTGGTTGAACCTTTTGCCCTTCCTCATCCAAATGAGGAACCAATCCAA GTTGTGGATTTCGGTGAAAGTGGTCCTGTTCGATGCTCTCGTTGCAAAGGCTACATAAATCCTTTCATGAAGTTCATTGACCAGGGCAGGAAATTCATCTGTAATCTTTGTG GATTTACCGATGAGACTCCCCGTGACTACCACTGCAATCTTGGTCCAGATGGTAGACGCAGAGATGCTGATGAGAGGCCTGAGCTATGTAGAGGAACAGTTGAATTTGTTGCTTCAAAAGAATACATG GTACGTGATCCCATGCCAGCTGTGTACTTCTTCCTCATTGATGTATCCATGAATGCCATTCAAACTGGTGCAACAGCTGCAGCTTGCAGTGCACTCAGTCAAGTTATTGCTGATCTCCCG GAAGGTCCTCGGACAATGGTGGGAATTGCAACATTTGACTCAACGATCCATTTTTACAATTTGAAACGTGCACTGCAGCAG CCTTTGATGCTTATTGTTCCTGATGTGCAAGATGTTTACACTCCTCTGGAGACTGATGTAGTGGTCCAGCTTTCCGAG TGCCGCCAACATTTGGAGCAATTGTTGGAAAGTATTCCAACCATGTTTCAAAACAGTAAAACTGCTGAATCAGCCTTTGGTGCGGCAATCAAG GCTGCTTTCTTGGCAATTAAGAGTACTGGAGGGAAACTTTTGGTGTTTCAGTCAG TGTTGGCATCAACTGGAATTGGAGCACTCTCTGCTAGAGAGGCCGAAGGAAGAGCAAATATATCCTCAGCTGAGAAG GAGGCTCATAAATTACTCCAACCAGCTGACAAAACTTTAAAGACGATGGCAATTGAGTTTGCTGAATATCAA GTTTGTGTTGACTTGTTTATCACTACTCAGTCATACATAGACATTGCTTCTATCTCTGTTATCCCAAGAACAACTGGAGGGCAG CTTTACTATTACTACCCCTTCTCAGCTGTCTCTGATCCTGCAAAGCTCTACAACGATCTTAGATGGAATGTCACAAGGCCTCAAGGTTTTGAGGCGGTGATGCGTGTAAGATGCAGCCAG GGTATTCAAGTTCAAGAGTACCATGGAAGCTTTTGCAAACGTATTCCTACGGATGTTGACCTACCCGGG ATTGACTGTGACAAAACTATTATGGTGACCTTAAAACATGATGATAAATTACAGGATGGCTCAGAATGTGGTTTCCag TGTGCCGTTTTATACACAACTGTGTATGGCCAACGGAGAATTCGAGTTGCAACTTTATCTCTGCCATGCACTAGTATGCTAAGTAATCTGTTCCGTGCTGCTGATTTGGACACTCAATTTGCATGTTTCATGAAGCAAG CGGCAAATGAAATTCCTTCAAGTCACCTCTTGCATGTACGGGAACAAGTGACAAATCTGTGCATTAGTAGTCTGCTTTCATATCGTAAATTTTGTGCTACTGTATCATCTTCTGGACAGCTTATTTTACCGGAGGCACTGAAGCTACTGCCTCTATACACCCTTG CATTAATCAAAAGTGTGGGGCTACGAACTGATGGAAAAATAGATGAGCGATCCTTCTGGATCAACTATGTTTCTTCCCTTTCGGTTCCTTTGGCTGTTCCACTAGTGTACCCGAGAATGATGGCTATTCATGACCTTGAATCCAAAAGG GAGGGAGATGATTCTCTAATACCTCCAGTGATTCCGCTTTCTAGTGAACACGTGCGTAACGAGGGAATTTATCTTCTCGAGAATGGTGACGACTGTTTAATATATATTGGGAATTTGGTGGATTCTGGAATTTTGCAACAACTGTTTGGAATCACCTCTGCTGATGAACTTCCCACACAG TTTGTGCTACAGCAGTATGATAATCCATTATCAAAGAAGCTGAATGATGCGGTAAATGAAATACGGCGCCAGAGATGTTCCTACCTTCG CTTAAAATTATGTAAGAAAGGAGATCCATCAG GAACACTGTTTTTCTCATATATGGTCGAAGACCAGAGTCCGAATGGCCCCTCCTACGTTGAATTTCTGGTGCATGTCCATCGGCAAATACAGATAAAAATGGCATCATAA